In Hemiscyllium ocellatum isolate sHemOce1 chromosome 33, sHemOce1.pat.X.cur, whole genome shotgun sequence, the following are encoded in one genomic region:
- the LOC132831189 gene encoding ferritin, middle subunit-like — translation MASQVCQNYHKDCEDAVNKQINLELYSSYVYLSMFSFFDRDDVALRHFAEFFKEQSHEEREHAEKLMEFQNKRGGRVLLQDVKKPEQDEWGNGLEAMQRALQMEKDVNQSLLDLHKLSSDHTDPHLCDFLERHYLDEQVKMIKKLGDHITNLKRLGAPENGLGEYLFDRLTLRESD, via the exons ATGGCCTCCCAAGTGTGTCAGAACTACCACAAGGACTGTGAGGATGCTGTTAACAAGCAGATCAACCTGGAGCTCTATTCCTCCTATGTTTACCTCTCCATG TTCTCTTTCTTTGACCGGGACGATGTTGCCCTGCGTCACTTTGCTGAGTTCTTCAAGGAGCAGTCCCATGAGGAACGGGAACACGCTGAGAAACTGATGGAATTCCAGAATAAACGTGGAGGCCgagtcctcctgcaggatgtcaaG AAGCCAGAGCAGGATGAGTGGGGCAATGGTCTGGAGGCAATGCAGAGAGCTCTGCAGATGGAGAAGGATGTGAACCAGAGTCTGCTGGATCTGCACAAACTCTCCTCTGACCACACGGACCCTCAT ctgtgtgacttcctggagaggcactacttggatgagcaagtgaagatgatcaagaagctgggagatcacatcaccaacctgaagagactgggagcccctgagaatggcctgggagagtacctgtttgacaggctcACCCTGAGGGAGAGTGACTGA